A segment of the Corynebacterium resistens DSM 45100 genome:
TTCGACTGAAAAAAATCGACGACGAGCCCTAAACGGTCGGCCTCATTCGCAAGCAGCGCTTCGACATCACTTAATGTGGTGGAGCCGTAAACCTCAGGCTGCCTTTTACCTAGACGATTCAAATTAGGACCGTTGATCACAACAACACTGGTGGGGTTAGTGGAAAGGGTGGCCATTTTATTCTCCTAAACGTGCAGTGCTGCAAGGTAATGGTGCGGATGTCACGCAATAAGCAGATGAAAAGGTTGATTGGGCGAAGTTAATCTCAACTATTGTGCAGGTTGCGGGGTGCAAGTGTTGCGATATGCGCACTCTAGAATTTCCAACTCAGGCCCTTCCAGCCTAATGGGGCTTCCAACCGCGTCGAGTACTACGAAACGAGTAACTCCAGCTTTATTCTTCTTATCGCGCGCCATTGCCCCGTTTAAGGTAGCTAGATCCGCGCCATCGTAGCTCACAGGAAGCCCGACAGAAGAAAGAATTTGTCGGTGGAGGGCCACGGCTTCGCCATCTAACAACCCGGCAGCCTTTGCCAACTCTGCCTCGAAAACCATGCCTACGGCGACAGCATGCCCGTGTGGCCATGAATAGTTCTCATGATGTTCAATAGCGTGCCCATAGGTGTGCCCATAATTGAGAATCTCGCGCAGGTGACTTTCTTTAAGGTCTTGCCCCACCACATCTGCTTTTACTTGAATAGCCTTTTCGATCAATTCTGGTAGCGAACCCCCAGGTGCAATCGCGGCCTCTGGATCATCGAGGTAGATATCCAAAATCGAGGTATCGCGAATGAAGCCGGCCTTGATGATCTCGGCGCTGCCCGCCACGATTTCTGCTGCGGGCAAAGTGTCCAGGACTTCCAGATCCACCAAAACCGCGGCGGGTTCATGGAAAGCTCCAACTAGGTTCTTTCCAGCTTCGGTATTGATCCCGGTCTTGCCACCAACGGCTGCATCCACCATGGCCAACAAAGTTGTGGGGCACTGAATAACCGCAATGCCTCGCATCCACGTGGCAGCAATGAAGCCCGCGACATCGGTGGCTGCACCTCCACCTAAGCCAATCACTGCATCATGCCGGGTCAAGCCCGCAGTGGCACAGGCCTCCCACAACCTAGCAGCCTCAGTAATGGTTTTACCGCGTTCTGCGTCGGCGAGCTCAACGACGTGAACGGCGCGCCCCTCGTCGTGGATGAGTTGCGCCAACGCATCGGCGCGATCAGCCAAAGCCGGCTGGTGGATCAACAGGTAGGTACTGGCTCCAGGCGTCACCTCCACCGCCTGTTTAGCGACAAATTCGAGGCCCCGGTCAATGTAAACGTTGTAGGGGTTGGCGGAGTTCACGGAGATTTCAGTCATAATGCCTATTTCTGGATGGTCAATTCTTGATAGCGGGCGGGCGCCTTCACAGCGTTGATGGTAATCCGGCTATGGGGCTCGCCATGAGGTCAAGGGCGCTCTGGGCGCAGCTGATCAGGGTAAACGTCTTCCATGAAGGTAAGCAGTTCAGTCACCACTCGATGAGAAGGCTTTGAGCCACTCCTAATGGTGTAGTTAGCCACCTCTTCATACAAGGGCCCGCGCTGCGCCAAAAGTTTCTCGTAAGCTGCGCGTGGGTCAGGCACATTCAATAGTGGACGGCTGCGATTACCAGCGAGGCGTTTCATCGCGTCATCCACCGGCAAATCTAGCCGTACCACCACATGGTTAGCGAGCAGTTCTCGGGTCTCCGGGGTGACCACCGCCCCGCCCCCCAGTGCTAGAACGCCTGATCCCTGCAGGGCCTCAGCAACAACCTCGTGTTCTACCCGCCGAAATTCCGGCTCCCCCAAGCTTTCTAAAACCTTGCCACATGGCATGTTGTACCGAGCAGCAATGAGTTGATCGGTATCGGTAAAACTTGTACCAAGGGCGTGGGCTACCCGTTGCCCAATGGTAGTTTTACCGCTGCCCGGCATGCCGACAAGTACAACGCGCGGACTCATAATTCCTGCCCTTTATCCCACGCCAGTCGCTGCTGTACGTACGTCTGGTAACTCTCAAAGTTCCGCTTCACCTCGTCGAGGCTGTCACCGCCAAACTTTTCGGTGACGGCTCGGGCTACGACAAGTGCCACCATGGATTCGGCAACAACACCGGCGGCCGGTACCGCGCATACATCCGATCGCTGATGAATCCCCGTCGCAGCGGCTCCATTATCCATATCCACGGTTTGCAGGGCTCGAGGGACAGTGCTGATGGGCTTCATCGCGGCACGCACGATCAAGTCCTCACCGTTGGTCATGCCACCTTCCAAACCTCCGGCGCGGTTTGAGAGCCGCGTGATTCCCGCCCCGTCTTTAGCACGCACCATCTCGTCGTGCGCCTCGGAACCTCGGCGGCGGGCCTCGGCAAATCCGTCCCCAATCTCCACTCCCTTGATTGCCTGAATCCCCATCAGAGCCGAGGCCAATTGGGCGTCTAATCGGGCATCACCGGAAGTATGAGAACCCAATCCGATGGGCAATCCCTTGACAACGACTTCCACTACACCCCCGAGGGTATCGCCGGACTTCTTCGCAGCCTTAATCTCATCGATCATTTCCGCCTCGGATACCGCGTCAGCCGCGCGGACCGGGGAGGCGTCAATTTCATCAAGCTGGGAAAACTCGGGCACTGGCCCTGCGTAAGGAGTGGAAGCGCCAATGGAGATCACATGGCTCAAAACCTCCACCCCTAACACTTCCCGCAAGAGGGCGCGGGCGAAAGTTCCTGCTGCGACACGAGCGGCGGTTTCTCGGGCACTGGAGCGCTCCAGGATCGGACGCGCTTCGGTGTGATTGAACTTCACCATTCCGGAGAAATCAGCGTGGCCCGGCCGCGGTCGGGTCAGCCGCGCGCCACGCCCACTATCCATTTCCTTTGCAATGTCTGGATCGTTCAGGTCGATCGGATCTGCAGACATGATGGTTGTCCATTTGGGCCACTCGGTGTTACCAATCATCACGGCAACAGGACTTCCCAGAGTCTGCCCGTGGCGCACACCGGAAAGAAACGTGACCTCATCTGCTTCAAACTTCATCCGCGCACCACGCCCATAACCCAGGCGACGACGTGCGAGCTGACGGGAAACTTCCTCGCGAGTCACCGTTAGGCCCGCGGGCAAGTTTTCAATCAGAGAAATCAGAGCTTGGCCGTGCGATTCGCCGGCTGTGGTCCATCGAAGCATGACGTATATCTTACTATGCCCCGGACACGATAAAGCCCACGACCACTACCAACGTCCCTACAACCATCGCCGGGCCGTGCGGTGTAAAGGAATCGCGGTCACGCACGGTTGTTGCCTTCGCGATACCGACGCCGACCAAGCCAGCCACGGCCATCGCCACCCATAGGCCCCAAAATTCCTCGCCCGTGGCCAGCGTTCCCAGAGTAAGCGCAAGCTTTGCATCTCCGCCACCAGCTTGCATCCGGCGGGAAACCAGTGGGGCGAAAATAATGAACATCGCCCACAACAGCCCGCCAAGCAACTGCTGTGGCTGCCAATGAGGCAGCACCACTGTGAAAATCGCTGTGGCAATGAACGCCGGCCAAGTAAGGGTGTTGGGTAGGCGGCGCGTGGTGGCGTCGATCCAACAAATCCAACCACCCCAAACCCCATAAGCGAGCCAGATAACACCGGCCAATGTGGTAGTGCCCACTGGCGTATCCCCCTGAAAAATACGGACTCCCCCCCAGAAGCCAGAAGAGCCACTAAAAAGCCGCTAGAGCTGCTTCAGCTGCAGCACTGTCTCGAGCATAAGCCCTTCCGGACTGACGTGCCCAGTGAAAAGGCGGAACTGCTCTTCTGCCTGACCGGCCAGCATCCGCAAACCATCGGCATGAGGCAGGCCCATCTCTCGAGCAGCCGATAGCAGTGGCGTGGGGTACGGATCGTAGATGACATCCACGATGGCTGAGGTGCCCAGAAGTGCGGGGATGAGAGGCTCGACTGCCTCGGCGGGCACGGTTGAAATAGCCACACTTGCGCCCCGCACGGTTGCCGCTAGGCATGGATCGTCAAAACGGGACCATTCGAACTCCATGCCGAAGCCTTCGACCAATGCCTGAAGGTTGAGAGCGCGTTCAGAACGAGCCAGCACGATGACGCGCCGAACTCCAGCCTGGGCCAACGCAGCCACGGCTGGTCGCGCAGTGCCACCATTTCCAATGACCACAGCGGACGTTCCCGAAAGATCTGGTGCGCCTTGTGCCACGACGTATTCGAGGCAGCGGGTAATCCCATCGACATCCGTGTTATCAGCCAACCATTTCACGCGCCGGGTTTCGTTGGCGGGAGCTGCCATTCCGGATGACTCCCCAGGGGCGGAGTGCTCTTCCACGTGGGGAACAAGCGTGTTAGCGGTTCCGATGCTCAGGGCGCGTTCCGTGGCTACATCAGCAAGTTCCAAAGCGACTTGCTTGCCTGGCATCGTTACGGATAATCCGCGAATGCCCGCTACGTCGCCGGCGGCTGTCAATAATTGCCGAAGCTCCCGTGCCTCGCCCGCCTCCACGCGGTAATAGGACATATCGTCCTGGTGCGTAGCGCGGTAACCAGCGGTGTGCAACTGCGGTGAAAGTGAGTGGGCGATGGGGCGCCCTAGAACCGCACAGCGCGGATTTGCTAGAGCCAAAAACTCATCGATGGTTAAAAAACCTGTGGATGTTGGTTCTGCGCTACTCACCTAGCGCCCCGAATCCAGTACGCCGTTCGCACGGGAGCGTTCAATTGCCTTTTCATGCTCCGCGAAGTCACGGTTGAATACAGTCGTGCCATCCTTATCGATGGTGACGAAGTACAGCCAATCACCAGGAGCCGGGTTTTCGATAGCGTGCAATGCTTTGAGCCCAGGCGAAGCAATCGGCGTATCTGGCAGCCCCTGCTTAGCGTAGGTATTCCACGGCGTAATGCGTTTGCGGTCTGCATCCGTAGTGGCAACCTCTTGCTCAGAGAGCGAGTAGTTCACCGTTGAGTCGAACTCAAGCTTCTGATTAATCTTCAAGCGGTTAAGGATCACGCGACCGACCTTGTCGAAGTCGTTGGCGGGTGCTTCACGTTCGATCAATGAGGCAGCCGTAACCATTTCATATGGATTCAATCCAATCTTGCTAGCCGCGGAAACCAGTCCGGTGTTCTCGTACTGCTTCGCGGAAGCAGAAATCAACGATTTCATGATCTCCACGGGGTTGCTGGTGGGATTGAACACGTGGATACCGGGGGAAATCAGCCCCTCGATACGCTTGGGGTCTTCGCCGCGGCGGCTCACCGGCTCTTGGGCCCATTGTGGCACGCCGAGATCCGCAGGCGATGTGCGAGCGACTGCCTCGCGAAGCTTTTCAGGGCTCACGCAAGTGTTGTTGTCCTGGCAGGTCTGTTTCGAGACAAGCGAGTAAATACCTTCACGGGGTTTTCCGCCCACGACCGTGACATTCTCCAACGTCAAGCCCGTCGGAATATCAACGACACCACGGCGGCTCTTCTCATCGGAAAGCTTCTCCAGGGCAGACTTTGCAGACATTTCTTCCTGCAAGGGGTAATAACCAGCCTGCAGTGTGGGAGCTTGCTTGGATACCTCCGCCATCAAAGCACGACGCGAACCCACGACGTTTTTCTCTACGAGTTCAGGCACCAGCGAAGCCACCGAATCGCCTTCGTCGACGCGAACCATCACGATCTTGCCGTTCCCGGTTCCCGCATAGTCACGGGTTCCAACAACTTCACGCTGGTACCAGATGTATCCCAGCGTTCCGACTAACAAAAGCACAAGCGCGATCGATAAGGCACCGGCCCACTGCCGACGGCGCCTGTACTTCGGTTGCATCCGTTGCTTCCCTTTCCTCGCAGCCAGATCCTCTAGGATTTCGTATAAGTGATAACGCCTATTGTTACATGAAGAACTTTAGAATCCCGCAATTACTCGCCCGAATTTGACGGATTTAAAGCACGCTTTCGCCCATCAAGCCAGCCTTGCAGGATGTGGACAGCTGCTGCTTGGTCAATGCGCTTGCGCCCTTTCTTCACATTGACGCCTGAAGCATGCATGGCAGCCGTTGCTGCAACAGTGGACATACGTTCATCGACCATGCGAATAGGAATTGACTGATGGCCCCGCTGTGCCAATTCGTCGTGTAACTCACTTGCAAAAGCTTTCGCCTTTTCGGTGCTGGCGGTCGAGTTACCTCGTAGAGCTACCGGCAAGCCAATGATGACCTCAACGACGAAGTTTTCTTCCACTTCGCACGCAACTTGACGAACATCTCCCCCGTCATCACGCGCATGAACAGTACGGAGTGGAGAGGCCAGAATCCCATCGGGATCGCTGAGAGCCAAACCGATGCGAACTGTACCGACATCAATGCCTAGCCGGCGCCCGCGCCCCGGGTCGGACTGTGCCGTAGGCCGGGAAACTTCGTCAAAATCTTTACGAGAGTACTCCGGGCTGCCCCCAACTGCTTCTTCATCAGTGGGGCCATGCGAATTGGAATTATCCATTCGCTTCAACCATCGCCTTAACTGCTTCCAATCCCGCCGCAATTCCTGCTGGATCAGAACCAGATCCCTGAGCCATAGCTGGTTTGCCACCGCCACGGCCACCGACCTTCTCGCCAAAGGTCTTCACCAGCTCGCCAGCCTTCAGCCCCTTATCAACTGCTGCGTCCGTAACGGCAGCCACGAATGGCACCTTCCCGTCATCGGATGCAGTGAAGAAGACTACGGCAGCATCGGATCCGAATCGCGCCTTGGCGTCGGTAGCCATCGTGCGAACATCGCCAGCTGAAACTCCCTCAGGAAGCTGAACTGCCACAACCTTAATGCCCCCAATGGTTTCAGCTTTAGCCACGAGATCTCCTACTCCAGCGAGCAGTTGCTGGTTACGCATTTGCTGGATCTGTTTTTCAGCTGCCTTGAGCTTCGCCGTCAACGCATCGATGCGCTCTGGAAGTTCTTCGGAGGGCGTCTTCAGATTTGCAGCCAGATCGGCCACAACGTTCTTGCCACCGGATAGGAAGCGGAAGGAATCCATACCTGTGTAGGCCTCGATACGCCGGACACCGGAGCCGACGGAAGATTCCCCCAAGACCGCAATGGGGCCGATCTGCGAAGAATGCTCCACGTGGATACCACCACATAGCTCCATGGAGAATGGGCCACCAATTTCTACCACGCGCACTTCATCGCCGTAGTTTTCGCCGAAGAGAGCCATAGCGCCCATGGCGCGTGCCTCTTCCAAGCTGGTCTCAATGGTATTGACCTTATAATCGCTGTCCACCGCGGCATTGGCGATGTCCTCAATCCGCGAAAGCTGTTCCGCCGTGAGCTGGTCGCCGTATTGGAAGTCGAAGCGCAAGTAGCCCGGACGATTCATGGAACCTGCCTGCACTGCTGTGGGCCCCAATACATCACGCAGCGCGGCGTGGATCAAGTGAGTACCGGAATGAGCCTGTCGGGCTTGGTGGCGCCACGCATCGTCCACGGAGGCCGTGAGCTTCTGCCCTACTGCTAGCTCACCGCCGGTCACAGTGGCGAAGTGTACCCAGACCTTCTTGCCTACCTTTTGAACGTCTGTCACATCAGCGGCACCGGACTCGCCGCGGAAGGTACCTCGGTCAGCCATCTGGCCACCTGCTTCTGCGTAAAACGGAGTGCGGTCGACAATGATCTGGGCCTGATCACCAGCAGCTACTCGGTCAACTAACTGACCTTCCTTGATAATTCCCAGTACAGCAGACTCATCCTCGATATGGGTGTAGCCCGTGAACGCCGTCGGGTGGTTGTCAACGAACGGACGGTAGATCGTCTGATCCGCATGGCCCATCTTTTTGGCGTTGTTGTCGGCCTTTGCTCGTGCTTTCTGCTCTGCCATGAGCTCGTGGAATCCGGCTTCGTCAACGGTCATCCCCGCTTCGTTGGCCATTTCCACCGTCAAATCGAATGGGAAACCATGGGTATCGTGCAAGGAAAACGCCGTTGCGCCATCGACGACTGACTTACCTTCAGACTTCGCTTGGGCAGCAGCGTTTTCAAACAACTGCGAACCCGATTCCAGTGTCTTCAGGAACGCCTTCTCCTCACCCACGGCTACAGAACGAATGCGCTCCCAGTTATCGGCAATCTCTGGGTAGGACGGAGTCATCGTCTGACGAACGGTATCCATCAGGCGTTCCATGGTGGTACCGGTAGCACCCAGAAGACGCGCGGAGCGAATGATGCGGCGCAGCAGCCGGCGCAAGATGTAGCCACGGCCTTCGTTGCCAGGAGTTACGCCATCGAGCATCAACATTAGGCCAGTACGGCAGTGATCGGCAATAACGCGGAAGCGCACATTGTCCGTGTGGTTATCGCCGTACGTTGCCCCAGTCAACCTCTCTGCTTCATCAATCACAGGGCGCAGGAGGTCAGTCTCATAAACGTTTTCTACGTCTTGCAGGATGCAAGCAACTCGTTCGACGCCCATGCCTGTGTCGATATTCTTCTTGGGCAGGGGCCCGACGATCTCGAAGTTGTCTTTGCCAATGCCCTCCCCGCGTTCATTTTCCATGAACACGAGGTTCCAAATTTCGATGTAACGGGTGTCATCGACAATGGGCCCGCCTTCTTTGCCGTGTTCTGGGCCACGGTCGTAATAGATTTCCGAACACGGGCCACATGGACCAGGTACACCCATGGACCAGTAATTATCAGCCATTCCGAGGCGTTGAATACGCTCTGCCGGTACGCCGACCTTCTTCTCCCAGATCTCCGCTGCCTCGTCGTCATCGGTGTAGACAGTGACCCACAACCGGTCTGGATCGAGTCCAAAACCACCGTCAGCAACGGAGTTGATCAGCAAAGCCCACGCATGCTTGATGGCACCTTCCTTGAAGTAGTCGCCAAAAGAAAAATTGCCCGCCATCTGGAAGAACGTGTTGTGGCGCGTGGTGATACCCACCTCTTCAATATCCAGCGTGCGCACGCACTTCTGGATACTCGTGGCGGTAGCAAAAGGTGGATTCTGCTGACCCAAGAAGTACGGTTTGAACGGAACCATGCCGGCGTTCACGAACAGCAGGTTTGGGTCGTCGAGAATCAGCGAGGCACTGGGCACTTCCGTGTGGCCAGCGTTGGTGAAGTGCTTGATAAAGCGCTCGCGAATTTCATGCGTTTGCACGTGACTAATCCCTCAAATCTCGGCGACGGGTAAATACAACGTTCCTATTCTAGACCGCCGTGGACATCGCAGCGGTATTGAGGTGGAGTCCTTCTTGGACACAATGAGAATGCGAGCAGACTAAACGCCGGGCATGGATGTCCTTGATTTAGCCCACTGTATGCGGAGTCATTCAGCTTTGCGCACAACGTTTAGTCCTCGCGCACGATACGGCGTACCTTCTCCATCCGTTGGCTAATGGTTCGTTCGTGACCGTGTGGTGTGGGTTCGTAGTACCGTGCATCGCGCAGATCATCGGGCAAATATTGCTGTTTGACGACCCCCAAAGGATCGTCGTGAGGATACTTGTAGCCCACTGCATTACCTAGCTCGCGAGCACCTTGGTAGTGGCCGTCGCGTAGGTGTGGTGGCACTGTTGCGCCTTTGCCGGCTTCGACATCGGCCATTGCTTTGCCAATGGAGCTAATGACGGAATTGGATTTGGGCGCAGTTGCAAGGTGCAACGTGGCCTGGGCCAACGATAGTCGCCCTTCGGGCATACCTATGAAGCTAACCGCTTGGTGTGCGGCGACTGCGACTTGGATAGCAGTGGGGTCTGCCATCCCAATATCTTCGCTGGCGTGGATAACCAATCGGCGGGCGATGAATCGTGGGTCCTCCCCTGCTGCGATCATGCGGGCTAAATAGTGCAGTGCCGCGTCTGGGTCCGACCCACGGATGGATTTGATGAAAGCGCTCGTGATGTCATAGTGCTGATCGCCATCGCGGTCGTACCGCACTACCGCTTTGGTAATGGAGCGTTTGATGTCTTCTAAAGTAATTACGGGTTGGTTCGTGGCTATCTCTTGTTCGCCGCCCCGAGCTACGCCACCCTTAGCGCTGCGTTGGGCGCCTACGCCTTCGTTTCCTTTTCCGCCAGCGCCTCCATTAGCAGTTTCCGGCTCCTTGGCATCGCCTCCATTAGCAGTTTCTGGCTCCTTGGCATTGCCTCCCCGCGCACTGTCACCGCGACTATCCCTGCCACTGTGGGCAGCATTATCCGCCAGCACCGACTCCGCTGCGGCCTCGAGGTATGTCAAACTTCGGCGTGCATCTCCGGCTGACAGCGCGACGAGCTGAGAAAGGGCGTCAGAAGAAAGACGAACCTTGCTTCCAAAACCTCGAGGATCCTCGACAGCCCGCGTTAAAACCGTGGCAATGTCCTCATCTGTCAGCGAATGCAGTTGGACAAGCAAGGATCGGCTCAATAGAGGTGCAACGACGGAGAAACTGGGATTTTCTGTAGTAGCCGCGACTAAAAGCACTGTGCGGTTTTCTACGGCTGAGAGCAAAGCGTCCTGCTGCGTTTTCGAAAACCTGTGAACCTCATCGATAAACAACACTGTGGCGCGGCCGTGAATGAGCCGCTGCCGAGCGTTATCAATAACAGCACGAACTTCCTTTACACCAGAGTTCAGCGCACTCAGGGCTTCGAAATGGCGATCTGAAGCAGCAGAAATGAGGCTTGCGATCGTCGTTTTTCCGGTACCAGGTGGTCCGTACAGGATTACCGAACTATCACCGCGCCCCTCGATAAGGCGACGAAGCGGTGAGCCCGCGCCCAGGGCCTCTTTTTGTCCTACTACTTCATCCAGCGAACGAGGTCTCATTCGCACCGCTAGAGGTGCGTGCGCTCCAGGATGGAAATAGCGCCGAGCCGCGCTGCTGGCTCCACCCCCAGTCGGTAACGAGGGCGAATTGCTATCAAAGCTTTCACCCGCACCACTTACTTGAGCATCCGCACCGTCAAACTGATTTCGACCAACCTGGGAAAAAAGGTCATCTGGCATGGCTTACACCACCCGGGTTAGCGGATGCGCACCAAGCCGAGCCAAGATTCTCAACATGCCGCTTGTCCAGTTACGCACTGCGGTGAAATCAACGATGTCGTAGATTTCCGTGACACGTTTGATTGCATCGACAGTAGTTGCCAAATCTTGCAGCTGAGAATCCGAAAGCTTCGCTAGATCCCTACTGAGGTCCGGCGCCCCTGTAGGGTGCAGCCCACGGTGACGGTTGAGATTCAGCCGACCGTAATGCAGCATCATCAGTGACATAAACGCCCAGCCAATGAGGCCGGTCATCAATCCTCTGGCTACCACTTCGTCATCCTTGGCGGCTGGCCAAACGGACCACACTTCTGCACGCCACGATCCAATGAATTCTCGGATCTCTCGATCTGTCAGTGCAGGGGTCGTGTTGGCCTGCGGAAAGCCCGCAATTACGCATGCCACGTCGAAGGCGATATCACGGAAGCTCGCCCATTCGTAGTCAAGGAACACTACCTGATCTGCCAGGACAATGTTGTCTGGGGTGAGGTCGAATGGGGTGAAAGCTAGCAGATCATTTCGTGATTGTCGGTTAGCAGATTCCTCGGCTAGCGCGATCACCTCTGCCGGAACCTTTACCTTGTTTTCCAGTACCAGCCCAAGGCCTTGCCGAATCAGCTCTGCGATATCTACATCGGAATCCGTGATGACACTCGAGCTCACACCATGCTTCTGACATTGACGCTTCATCAAGGTCTCATACGAAGAACGCCCGCCGAATGTGGTGGCGTGCATCTTCCCCAAACGTCGACCCAGCTTTCGCACGGCCACCACCCGATCCTCAGGCTCGTGCAGCGTCAGGATATCGGTGTAGTTTGGCCCGTCGCCGGCGTCGGAAAGAATAAACAAACGGCGCGAAATATCGTAAGCCAACATCAAAGGACCAGGTCGAGAAGCCTCTGGCAATGTGTTGGTGTATTGGTAGGCGACGATCTCTCTAATCAAGCTGAGGTCATGGAACTCTGCGGGGTCGCTGAATCCCTTTGGCAGCTCCACGGTCTCACTCTTCGCCTCCGATGATGCGGCGGCTGGAAACTGCTTAATGACGACCGTACGCTCCTGCAAAAACGGGTTGGGGGCAACACGGCACCGCAAAACTAAAGCGGCGCTATCGCCTCCTAGATCCTCGGGCATGGAAAGCTCTGGGCTGCCACCGAAACGGGTTGCCAAAAGCTGGCGCGCCGCCTCCATGGTGGCTTCTACCGAGTGCACGTGGGATCTCTCTTTCTATTCCCGTTCTTATTGCTGCGCCTTAGCCTTCGGCTTGAAATCGATGCCGGATTCCTTACGCTGAGCAGCGGAAATCTCGCCTGGAGCGTCCGTTAGCGGATCCACGCCACCGCCGGACTTCGGGAAGGCGATTACGTCACGGATGGAAGAGAACCCACCAAGCAGGCTGACGATACGGTCCCAACCGAAAGCGATACCGCCGTGCGGTGGGGCGCCGAATGCAAACGCATCCAGCAAGAATCCGAACTTCTCGCGAGCTTCCTCTTCGGAAATGCCCATGACTTTGAACACGCGCTCTTGGATATCGTGACGGTGGATACGAATGGAGCCACCGCCAATCTCATTGCCGTTACACACAATGTCATAGGCGTATGCCAGCGCGGAACCAGGATCCTCGTCGAACGTGTCCAGGTACTCCGGCTTTGGCGAGGTGAAAGCGTGGTGGACAGCAGTCCATGCACTGTTACCCAAAGCAACGTCACCGGAAGCGGTGGCATCGGCGGCAGGCTCGAACAGAGGAGCATCCACCACCCAAGTAAAGGCCCAATCGCCTTCCTTGATCAGCCCAAGTTTCTCCGCGATCTCGCCGCGCGCGGCGCCCAGAAGTGCACGGGAGCTCTTTGTATCGCCAGCTGCGAAGAAGATGCAGTCGCCCGGCTTCGCACCTACGTGATTCGCAATACCTGCTCGCTCGGCATCGGTGATGTTCTTCGCCACTGGGCCGGACAACTCACCATCTTCAC
Coding sequences within it:
- the mltG gene encoding endolytic transglycosylase MltG; the protein is MQPKYRRRRQWAGALSIALVLLLVGTLGYIWYQREVVGTRDYAGTGNGKIVMVRVDEGDSVASLVPELVEKNVVGSRRALMAEVSKQAPTLQAGYYPLQEEMSAKSALEKLSDEKSRRGVVDIPTGLTLENVTVVGGKPREGIYSLVSKQTCQDNNTCVSPEKLREAVARTSPADLGVPQWAQEPVSRRGEDPKRIEGLISPGIHVFNPTSNPVEIMKSLISASAKQYENTGLVSAASKIGLNPYEMVTAASLIEREAPANDFDKVGRVILNRLKINQKLEFDSTVNYSLSEQEVATTDADRKRITPWNTYAKQGLPDTPIASPGLKALHAIENPAPGDWLYFVTIDKDGTTVFNRDFAEHEKAIERSRANGVLDSGR
- a CDS encoding shikimate kinase — its product is MSPRVVLVGMPGSGKTTIGQRVAHALGTSFTDTDQLIAARYNMPCGKVLESLGEPEFRRVEHEVVAEALQGSGVLALGGGAVVTPETRELLANHVVVRLDLPVDDAMKRLAGNRSRPLLNVPDPRAAYEKLLAQRGPLYEEVANYTIRSGSKPSHRVVTELLTFMEDVYPDQLRPERP
- a CDS encoding shikimate dehydrogenase; the encoded protein is MSSAEPTSTGFLTIDEFLALANPRCAVLGRPIAHSLSPQLHTAGYRATHQDDMSYYRVEAGEARELRQLLTAAGDVAGIRGLSVTMPGKQVALELADVATERALSIGTANTLVPHVEEHSAPGESSGMAAPANETRRVKWLADNTDVDGITRCLEYVVAQGAPDLSGTSAVVIGNGGTARPAVAALAQAGVRRVIVLARSERALNLQALVEGFGMEFEWSRFDDPCLAATVRGASVAISTVPAEAVEPLIPALLGTSAIVDVIYDPYPTPLLSAAREMGLPHADGLRMLAGQAEEQFRLFTGHVSPEGLMLETVLQLKQL
- the aroC gene encoding chorismate synthase produces the protein MLRWTTAGESHGQALISLIENLPAGLTVTREEVSRQLARRRLGYGRGARMKFEADEVTFLSGVRHGQTLGSPVAVMIGNTEWPKWTTIMSADPIDLNDPDIAKEMDSGRGARLTRPRPGHADFSGMVKFNHTEARPILERSSARETAARVAAGTFARALLREVLGVEVLSHVISIGASTPYAGPVPEFSQLDEIDASPVRAADAVSEAEMIDEIKAAKKSGDTLGGVVEVVVKGLPIGLGSHTSGDARLDAQLASALMGIQAIKGVEIGDGFAEARRRGSEAHDEMVRAKDGAGITRLSNRAGGLEGGMTNGEDLIVRAAMKPISTVPRALQTVDMDNGAAATGIHQRSDVCAVPAAGVVAESMVALVVARAVTEKFGGDSLDEVKRNFESYQTYVQQRLAWDKGQEL
- the aroB gene encoding 3-dehydroquinate synthase; this translates as MTEISVNSANPYNVYIDRGLEFVAKQAVEVTPGASTYLLIHQPALADRADALAQLIHDEGRAVHVVELADAERGKTITEAARLWEACATAGLTRHDAVIGLGGGAATDVAGFIAATWMRGIAVIQCPTTLLAMVDAAVGGKTGINTEAGKNLVGAFHEPAAVLVDLEVLDTLPAAEIVAGSAEIIKAGFIRDTSILDIYLDDPEAAIAPGGSLPELIEKAIQVKADVVGQDLKESHLREILNYGHTYGHAIEHHENYSWPHGHAVAVGMVFEAELAKAAGLLDGEAVALHRQILSSVGLPVSYDGADLATLNGAMARDKKNKAGVTRFVVLDAVGSPIRLEGPELEILECAYRNTCTPQPAQ
- a CDS encoding prepilin peptidase, which gives rise to MGTTTLAGVIWLAYGVWGGWICWIDATTRRLPNTLTWPAFIATAIFTVVLPHWQPQQLLGGLLWAMFIIFAPLVSRRMQAGGGDAKLALTLGTLATGEEFWGLWVAMAVAGLVGVGIAKATTVRDRDSFTPHGPAMVVGTLVVVVGFIVSGA
- the ruvX gene encoding Holliday junction resolvase RuvX, which codes for MDNSNSHGPTDEEAVGGSPEYSRKDFDEVSRPTAQSDPGRGRRLGIDVGTVRIGLALSDPDGILASPLRTVHARDDGGDVRQVACEVEENFVVEVIIGLPVALRGNSTASTEKAKAFASELHDELAQRGHQSIPIRMVDERMSTVAATAAMHASGVNVKKGRKRIDQAAAVHILQGWLDGRKRALNPSNSGE